The nucleotide sequence CCGTTATGGAATGGTGGCTGTCGTTTCTGGAATAAGAGCGTGGCGCGCAGGTATATGCCGCTGGCGGAATCACGACGCAGCCGGTCGTGCTCGTGATGGGCGGGTTCTTCAGGATTTGTTAGCGTCGATGCCTTTCACTCAGGGAGATAACGCCGATGAAGCTCGTACCGAGATTGTTTGCTGCCGCGCTGTGTCTGGGACTCGCCACTCAGGGCATGGCCGCTACCGAGTTGAAGCATTGGCCGGCACCCGCCGCCAAGCAACTGGACGAAATGATCGCGGCCAACGCCAATAAGGGTGATTTCGCGGTGTTCGACATGGACAACACCAGCTACCGTTTCGACCTCGAAGAGTCGTTGCTGCCCTATCTGGAGAACAAGGGCCTGATCACTCGCGAGAGCCTCGACCCTTCACTCAAACTGATGCCCTTCAAAGACACCGCCGACCACAAGGAAAGCCTGTTCAGTTACTACTATCGCTTGTGCGAAGTGGATGACATGGTCTGCTACCCGTGGGTTGCACAGGTGTTTTCCGGTTTCACCCTCAAGGAACTCAAAGGCTATGTCGACGAATTGATGGCGTCCGACAAGCCGGTACCGGCCACCTACTACGAAGGCGACGTGGTGAAGAACATGCAGGTGCAGCCGCCGAAAATCTTCACCGGCCAGCAGGAGCTGTACAACAAGCTCATGGAAAACGGCATCGAGGTGTATGTGATGACCGCGGCCTCCGAGGAGCTGGTGCGTATGGTCGCGTCCGATCCGAAGTACGGCTACAAC is from Pseudomonas mucidolens and encodes:
- a CDS encoding phosphorylcholine phosphatase encodes the protein MKLVPRLFAAALCLGLATQGMAATELKHWPAPAAKQLDEMIAANANKGDFAVFDMDNTSYRFDLEESLLPYLENKGLITRESLDPSLKLMPFKDTADHKESLFSYYYRLCEVDDMVCYPWVAQVFSGFTLKELKGYVDELMASDKPVPATYYEGDVVKNMQVQPPKIFTGQQELYNKLMENGIEVYVMTAASEELVRMVASDPKYGYNVKPQNVIGVSLLLKDRKTGELTTSRKQISAGKYDEKANLALELTPYLWTPATWMAGKHAAILTYIDEWKKPLLVGGDTPTSDGYMLFHDVDVAKGGIHLWINRKDKYMTQLNGMMAKHAAAQAKAGLPVTADKNWVIVKPEDIQ